The Glycine soja cultivar W05 chromosome 6, ASM419377v2, whole genome shotgun sequence genome has a window encoding:
- the LOC114415165 gene encoding uncharacterized protein LOC114415165: MSSVETEIEPLTSGASNRIIPLLKALRASLIFVYTFFLSFLLFILPRRRRLSTAAEPPPSPKKHLRRRWLVREEEDTCRRRALAQDVGMGRDGGWYRWSTSIFYGVRNNALFCRSWFPVAGDVKGILIIIHGLNEHGGRYADFARLLTSCNFGVYAMDWIGHGGSDGLHGYVPSLDHVVADTGAFLEKIRSENPGIPCFLFGHSTGGAVVLKAASHPHIEVMVEGIILTSPALRVKPAHPIVGAVAPIFSLVAPRFQFKGANKRGIPVSRDPAALLAKYSDPLVYTGPIRVRTGHEILRISSYLMRNFNSVTVPFFVLHGTADKVTDPLASQDLYDKAASKFKDIKLYDGFLHDLLFEPEREEIAQDIINWMEKRLFTI, encoded by the exons ATGTCTTCCGTCGAAACGGAGATTGAGCCACTCACGTCGGGGGCGAGCAACCGCATAATTCCGCTTCTTAAAGCCCTCAGAGCCTCCCTCATCTTCGTCTACACCTTCTTCCTTTCCTTCCTCCTGTTTATTCTCCCTCGCCGGCGCCGCCTCTCCACCGCGGCTGAGCCGCCGCCTTCGCCAAAGAAGCATTTGAGGCGGCGGTGGCTCGTGCGCGAGGAGGAGGACACGTGCCGCAGAAGGGCGCTGGCGCAGGACGTGGGAATGGGTCGCGACGGAGGGTGGTACCGCTGGAGCACTTCCATCTTCTATGGGGTTCGAAACAACGCTCTGTTTTGCCGGTCCTGGTTCCCGGTTGCCGGTGATGTTaa GGGCATTCTGATCATCATTCACGGGCTCAATGAACACGG TGGAAGATATGCGGACTTTGCAAGGCTATTAACATCATGCAACTTTGGTGTCTATGCAATGGACTGGATAG gtcATGGAGGCAGTGATGGATTGCATGGTTATGTTCCATCTCTTGATCATGTGGTTGCAGATACG GGGGCTTTCCTGGAAAAGATTAGATCAGAGAATCCTGGGATACCATGCTTTCTCTTTGGTCACTCCACTGGGGGAGCTGTGGTCTTGAAA GCGGCTTCCCATCCTCATATTGAAGTAATGGTGGAAGGAATTATATTAACCTCACCAGCTTTACGTGTGAAGCCAGCTCATCCTATTGTTGGT GCTGTGGCTCCAATTTTTTCTCTGGTAGCTCCAAGATTCCAATTCAAAGGAGCAAACAAAAGGGGCATTCCAGTTTCGAGGGATCCAGCAGCTTTGTTGGCAAAGTACTCTGATCCTTTGGTCTACACAGGACCTATAAGGGTCCGAACTGGCCATGAAATATTGCGGATATCCTCGTACTTGATGCGAAACTTCAACTCTGTGACTGTGCCATTCTTTGTCCTCCATGGAACTGCTGATAAGGTGACTGATCCACTGGCCTCACAAGATCTATATGATAAGGCAGCTTCAAAGTTCAAAGACATAAAGCTTTACGATGGCTTCTTGCACGACCTTCTGTTTGAGCCTGAGCGTGAAGAGATAGCTCAGGACATTATCAACTGGATGGAGAAAAGATTATTTActatttga